A stretch of DNA from Desulfosarcina ovata subsp. ovata:
TTCAGGCTGACCACTGCCCTGTATTGCAGGTCGATGCTGCTGTCTGCTACCCGACGCCATCCATGCCGGTGGCCTGGGAGCGGGACCCGCTTCCCAGCTTCCAGAAATATCCGTGTTTGTTCATACACCGTGGCCGGATTCAATCCTGTTGAAAAAGGAAAATCCGTTCTTATGTTTACCACATTGTGGTATCAAAGGAGGTGTCCCATGGCTCAGACGATTGCGATCGTGGTGGAAACGGGCGATGACGGTCAGGCAATGGTGGTGGCCGAAAAGCGTCAGGGGTGCGGCAGCTGCGGTGCGTTTGGACAATGCCATGGCGGCCGGGCCGGCCAGGGTGAACGGTCCGCAGCGCGCAATCAGGCCCACGCCGCCGTGGGCGACCGGGTGACCCTGACGGTGGCCACAGGAACTCTCCTGTCCCGACTGGCGGTCCTCTATCTGGTTCCGGTGGGAGGCATGCTGGCCGGCGCATTCATGGGCATGCTTACCACGAGTACGGAAAATGGCGCCGGCAACGGTCACAGCATCGCCTTCAGTCTGGCCGGTTTCTTGCTGGGTTTTGCGGTTTCCGTTTTTATTTCCCGAATCTGGTCGTCGCGCCGGCCGGTTGTTCCGGTGATTACCCGCATCATCAATGCCAAATCCAATTTCCCCGCGGCCGGGACAACAGAGGGGTGTTCGTACGGAAAGCACTAAACCCTCAAAATGAGGATTTCCTTCCCGGAATCAACAGAATTCACCAAAAAATTCTATTGTCTCCCCCCCTGCATGCCGATATGTGCTATGATAAAAAAATAAAACCATCGCCATTATCGTTCCTGAATTTTTTAAAACTGACACATAGCCATCACCGAAATGCCAAACCACGATTTTTCAAAAGCGCTCCCCCGGAACCGTTCAACCGTGCAAGGCAGCAGAACCCTTTACAACGATCTGATTGTCAGCATCGTTCTCGTGGTCACCGTTATCTCCATTTTGGTGGCGTCGCTTGGCTATTTCTATATCTCCCATAAAACCAAAGCCCAGAGCGAAACGATTTTGATGGAGTTCAGTGACTATCTTCAGGACTCCCTGGAGCTGCCGATCTGGAATTACGATGATGAGGGGATCGGAAAAATATGTAACTCTTTTTTCGAAAACACTCTGGTCGAGAAGCTGATCGTTGTGGACAGTGAGGGCAAGGTTCTTTTCGAACGGCAGCGTGGCAATCAGGACAGCAAATCCGTAAGACGGGTCACCATTACCCACGGTGATCAGATTGTCGGTCATTTTGAAATCTCCCTCGATGTTCAGGCGCTCTATGAGCGCCAGCACCAGCTTATGTGGATCGGGCTGATTGCACTGGCGATAGTTATCCTGGTGCTGGCGATAACCCTGAGAATTGTTCTCAAACTGTTTCTTTTCGCGCCGCTCGACCAGTTGATCCGGCGTACCGAGCAGATATCACGCGGAGAATACGAGTTTGTGGATCTTCAGGCTCCGCAGCAGGAAATCCGAACCATCGTATCGCGGTTCAACCACATGGCCGAACAGATCCGGTATCGTGAACAATCCCTGAAAGAGGTCAACCAGCGCCTCGAGAATGAAATTGCCGAACACCGCGATGCCGAAGCGGCCCTGCTGAACTCCCAGCAGGAGCTGGATTCGATCATTCGGGCCACCCCGGACGTCATCTACCGTTTGGATACCGCCGGCCGTTTCACCTTTGTCAGTGAGGCGATCCGTCGATACGGGGTGACGCCTGAGGAACTGATTGGCAAACCGTTTCTGGACTACGTTCACGAAAATGACCGTGAACTCGCCCAGTCCCGGATCAACGAACGGCGCACGGGCAGCCGCAGTACGCAACGGCTTGCGATTCACGCCTTTGGAGAATACTGCCGGCGCGGCAGGCGCTCGGAGGAGGGTGCGTCCGATCGCAACCCCGTGCTTCTTGTGGATGCGGAAGGCCTTTATGTCTTTTTAGAGTCCGGCCTGCGTGTTTTCGTGGGGACCCAGGGGATTGCCAGGGACATTACCGAGCAGCGCGAAATGGAGTCCCGGCGTCAGGAAAGCGAGGCGCGCCTCCTGCTGGCCCTGGATGTGAGCGATGCCGGCATCTGGCAGCTGGACCTGAAATCCGGTGCCCTGCGGGTGGACAAACGCATCTATAGCCTGCTGGGGTACACCGAATCGGATCTTGCTATGGGGCTGGAGTTTATCCGATCAAAGACGACACCGGAAGCCTGGGACGCCATTCAACGAAACTTCAACCGGCATATGGCCGGTGAGGCGGAATTGTTTGATCACGAATTCCGATTGCTCGCCATGGATGGTGGCTGGCGCTGGTTTCATACCAAAGCCAGGGTCGTTCGCCAGGACGATGACGGTCGGCCGGAGACCATGGTCGGAATCATTCTCGACACCAGTGACCGCAAAAAAGCCGAAGCCGAGCGGGAGCATCTGGAAATGAAACTTCAGCAGGCCCAGAAAATGGAGGCCATTGGCACCCTGGCCGGCGGTATCGCCCACGACTTCAACAACATCTTGGGGGCTATTTACGGGTACAGCCAGCTGACCCAGATGCATGCCGGTGACAATCCGCGCATCACAGGGTATGTCGACAACATTCTCAAGGCCAGCGAGCGGGCCAAGGGATTGGTGGAGCAAATACTCACCTTCACACGGCAGGGCAAATCCCAGAAAATTCCCAGTGACATATCCATTGTTCTCAAAGAGGCCTTGAAACTGATTCGCGCATCCATCCCGACCACGATCAGCATCGTCCATGACATCCCTTCCGGCCTGGGCCCGGTCATGGCCGACCAGACCCAGATTCATCAGGTGCTGATGAACCTTTGCACCAATGCCGCCCATGCCATGGAGACGTCCGGCGGCCAATTGACCGTGACTCTGGAGCGTATCCGGATCGAGCCCGCTGCGGTGCCCGGCGGTGAAGACATGGCCCCTGGACCATACCTGCAGCTATCCGTGGAAGATACGGGGACGGGCATGGAACAAACCGTGATGGACCGCATTTTCGACCCCTACTTTACCACAAAGGCCGTGGGTGAAGGCACGGGCATGGGACTGGCCACGGTGCACGGGATCATTAACGACCACGAAGGGCGGATTTTTGTGGAAAGCGAAT
This window harbors:
- a CDS encoding SoxR reducing system RseC family protein; amino-acid sequence: MAQTIAIVVETGDDGQAMVVAEKRQGCGSCGAFGQCHGGRAGQGERSAARNQAHAAVGDRVTLTVATGTLLSRLAVLYLVPVGGMLAGAFMGMLTTSTENGAGNGHSIAFSLAGFLLGFAVSVFISRIWSSRRPVVPVITRIINAKSNFPAAGTTEGCSYGKH
- a CDS encoding PAS domain S-box protein, with product MQGSRTLYNDLIVSIVLVVTVISILVASLGYFYISHKTKAQSETILMEFSDYLQDSLELPIWNYDDEGIGKICNSFFENTLVEKLIVVDSEGKVLFERQRGNQDSKSVRRVTITHGDQIVGHFEISLDVQALYERQHQLMWIGLIALAIVILVLAITLRIVLKLFLFAPLDQLIRRTEQISRGEYEFVDLQAPQQEIRTIVSRFNHMAEQIRYREQSLKEVNQRLENEIAEHRDAEAALLNSQQELDSIIRATPDVIYRLDTAGRFTFVSEAIRRYGVTPEELIGKPFLDYVHENDRELAQSRINERRTGSRSTQRLAIHAFGEYCRRGRRSEEGASDRNPVLLVDAEGLYVFLESGLRVFVGTQGIARDITEQREMESRRQESEARLLLALDVSDAGIWQLDLKSGALRVDKRIYSLLGYTESDLAMGLEFIRSKTTPEAWDAIQRNFNRHMAGEAELFDHEFRLLAMDGGWRWFHTKARVVRQDDDGRPETMVGIILDTSDRKKAEAEREHLEMKLQQAQKMEAIGTLAGGIAHDFNNILGAIYGYSQLTQMHAGDNPRITGYVDNILKASERAKGLVEQILTFTRQGKSQKIPSDISIVLKEALKLIRASIPTTISIVHDIPSGLGPVMADQTQIHQVLMNLCTNAAHAMETSGGQLTVTLERIRIEPAAVPGGEDMAPGPYLQLSVEDTGTGMEQTVMDRIFDPYFTTKAVGEGTGMGLATVHGIINDHEGRIFVESESGKGSVFRILFPLLESPATTVSEPVSTYPRGNERILYVDDEELLVRVGGEMLRDLGYDAVGTTNAIEALDLFAARPDQFDLVITDMTMPDMTGDQLAAEILKRRADIPVIICTGYSKRMSSERARALGIRAFLMKPMSVENLARTIRRVLDHSETSAGN